The following coding sequences lie in one Pontibacter sp. G13 genomic window:
- a CDS encoding type I phosphomannose isomerase catalytic subunit — protein sequence MLQTVTLYPLRFETIFKEKLWGGQKIKTMLNKDFGTLANCGETWEISGVDGNISVVREGNLAGKTLVELIQEFKGDLLGKQVYERFGEEFPLLVKFIDANDDLSIQVHPDDELAKERHDSFGKTEMWYIFQADEGSKLIAGFNQPVDKASYQQHFEEGKLMDILNQEAVNADDVYFLPAGRVHTIGKGLLLAEIQQTSDITYRIYDFDRRDSEGNLRELHVEQALDAIDYNHYPEYKTAYDHAPEQGVNLVSCPYFVTNRLNFSEPSTRDYSALDSFVIYVCVEGSLTLKFEEGSVEIAKGDAYLLPATIDSVELIPHESYKMLEAWVPAPTDE from the coding sequence ATGCTACAAACCGTGACGCTTTACCCGCTGCGATTCGAAACGATATTCAAAGAGAAATTGTGGGGAGGCCAGAAGATCAAGACCATGCTCAATAAGGATTTTGGGACGTTGGCCAATTGTGGGGAAACGTGGGAGATTTCCGGAGTAGATGGAAATATCTCCGTGGTCCGAGAAGGGAATCTGGCCGGCAAGACCCTCGTCGAGCTGATTCAGGAATTCAAGGGGGATTTGTTGGGCAAGCAAGTATATGAGCGCTTTGGAGAGGAATTTCCCTTGCTCGTGAAGTTTATCGACGCCAATGATGATCTGTCCATCCAAGTGCATCCAGACGATGAACTCGCCAAGGAACGCCACGATTCTTTCGGCAAAACCGAGATGTGGTATATTTTTCAGGCAGATGAAGGCTCCAAATTGATTGCGGGATTCAACCAGCCCGTGGACAAGGCCAGCTATCAGCAGCACTTCGAGGAAGGCAAACTCATGGACATCCTCAATCAGGAGGCCGTGAACGCCGATGATGTGTATTTCCTGCCTGCTGGACGCGTCCATACCATCGGTAAGGGGCTGCTCCTCGCTGAGATCCAGCAGACTTCGGACATCACTTACCGCATTTACGATTTCGACCGCCGTGATTCCGAAGGCAATCTGCGCGAACTCCATGTAGAGCAAGCACTGGACGCTATCGATTACAATCACTACCCAGAATACAAGACGGCCTACGATCATGCACCCGAGCAAGGGGTGAATCTCGTGAGCTGTCCATATTTCGTCACCAATCGACTCAACTTCTCCGAGCCTTCCACCCGCGATTATTCGGCATTGGATTCTTTTGTGATCTACGTTTGCGTGGAAGGATCTCTGACCCTGAAATTCGAGGAGGGAAGTGTCGAGATAGCCAAGGGCGATGCCTATCTGTTGCCCGCTACCATCGACTCTGTGGAGTTGATTCCGCATGAATCCTACAAGATGTTGGAGGCATGGGTACCGGCACCTACCGATGAGTAG
- the trpS gene encoding tryptophan--tRNA ligase — protein MSRILTGIQSTGVPHLGNLLGAILPAIELANNPSNDSFLFIADLHTLTAVKDSETRRQNTYSTAAAWLACGLDTEKTVFYRQSDVPEVTELTWYLNCFMPYSRLKLAHSFKDKADRMDMVNTGLFTYPVLMAADILLYDAEIVPVGKDQKQHLEFTRVLAEAVNREYGEDTLVVPDAQIDERVMIIPGLDGEKMSKSRNNTIVLFQSDKQLKKQVMNIVTDSTPLEEPKNPDTCNVFAIYKLLATPEQVAEMRQNYEGGNYGYGHAKKALLELIKEQFKEPRERYNYYMDNLDELDKKLAEGADKARQEASKTLERVRTKLGLKPLVNRMYAN, from the coding sequence ATGTCTAGAATTCTCACAGGTATTCAAAGTACCGGGGTCCCGCATCTGGGAAACTTGCTCGGAGCCATTTTGCCTGCTATCGAGCTCGCCAACAACCCCTCCAATGATTCATTCTTGTTCATTGCGGATCTGCATACGCTGACCGCTGTCAAGGATTCCGAAACTCGTCGTCAGAACACCTATTCGACCGCTGCTGCTTGGCTTGCTTGCGGATTGGATACGGAGAAAACGGTATTCTACCGCCAGTCTGATGTGCCTGAAGTGACCGAATTGACATGGTATCTCAATTGCTTCATGCCTTATAGCCGCCTGAAACTGGCCCATTCCTTCAAGGATAAGGCCGATCGGATGGATATGGTCAATACTGGATTATTTACCTATCCGGTCCTGATGGCTGCAGATATCCTGCTCTATGATGCCGAGATCGTGCCCGTCGGTAAAGACCAAAAGCAGCACCTCGAATTTACCCGGGTATTGGCCGAAGCTGTCAACCGTGAGTACGGCGAGGATACGCTGGTGGTGCCTGATGCACAGATCGACGAACGGGTGATGATCATCCCCGGCCTCGACGGCGAAAAGATGTCCAAGTCCCGCAACAATACGATTGTTCTGTTCCAGAGCGACAAGCAGCTCAAGAAGCAGGTCATGAACATCGTGACGGATTCTACTCCGCTGGAAGAGCCCAAAAATCCCGATACCTGCAATGTGTTCGCCATCTATAAATTGTTGGCGACTCCCGAGCAAGTCGCGGAAATGCGTCAAAACTACGAAGGCGGAAACTATGGGTACGGACACGCCAAGAAGGCGCTCTTGGAACTGATCAAGGAGCAATTCAAGGAGCCGCGTGAACGGTACAATTACTACATGGACAACTTGGATGAGTTGGACAAGAAGCTCGCCGAAGGAGCAGACAAAGCTCGTCAGGAAGCTTCGAAAACATTGGAGCGCGTTCGAACAAAACTGGGGCTTAAGCCGTTGGTGAATCGAATGTACGCAAATTGA
- a CDS encoding deoxynucleoside kinase — protein MHISVAGNIGAGKTTLTYLLSKYFGFTALYEDNDQNPYLMDFYSDMQRWSFNLQVHFLQSRLKKMIAIKREYQNVIQDRTLYEDAQIFAPNLHAMGLLSARDYQTYKELFETIADLIQPPDLLIYLRANIPTLVEQIQDRGRNFEDSIRLDYLKRLNDRYEEWYDNYSYGKKMEVAVAEQNFRDDPEHLGAIINRVKGELYGLFS, from the coding sequence ATGCATATCTCGGTCGCTGGAAATATTGGTGCTGGTAAGACTACGTTGACATATCTGCTGTCCAAGTACTTCGGTTTCACCGCTTTGTACGAAGACAACGATCAGAATCCATATTTGATGGATTTCTACTCGGACATGCAACGTTGGTCATTCAACCTGCAGGTGCACTTCCTCCAATCACGTCTCAAAAAGATGATCGCCATCAAACGCGAATATCAAAATGTGATTCAGGATCGGACGCTGTATGAGGATGCCCAGATTTTTGCTCCCAACTTGCATGCGATGGGCTTGCTGTCTGCGAGAGATTATCAGACCTACAAGGAGCTATTCGAAACCATCGCCGATCTGATTCAGCCCCCCGACCTGTTGATTTACCTCCGTGCCAATATTCCGACATTGGTGGAACAGATTCAGGACCGGGGACGCAATTTTGAGGATTCCATCCGATTGGATTACCTCAAACGCCTCAACGACCGCTATGAGGAATGGTATGACAATTATTCCTATGGGAAGAAAATGGAGGTGGCAGTGGCTGAACAGAACTTCCGAGATGATCCCGAGCATTTGGGTGCGATCATCAACCGGGTGAAAGGCGAACTGTACGGATTATTTTCCTAG
- a CDS encoding metallophosphatase domain-containing protein, whose protein sequence is MDIVCISDTHGKHRDLVLPDGDLLIHAGDFSNRGDLAEVNSFLTWFGAQPHPHKVLIAGNHDFIAERDPGLFKSMIPENVVYLQDSGAEVAGIRFWGSPVTPWFYDWAFNRYEDEIVWHWDMIPQDTQILVTHGPPLGTGDMNFQGTPVGCKSLGECVDELPELRYHIFGHIHEAYGQYERSGKSLVNASQVDLKYQLAQAPIVIRWE, encoded by the coding sequence ATGGACATTGTCTGCATTTCTGACACACATGGCAAACATCGAGACTTGGTTCTACCGGATGGAGATCTACTGATTCATGCGGGAGATTTCAGCAACAGGGGAGATCTAGCGGAAGTCAATAGCTTCTTGACGTGGTTTGGTGCGCAACCCCATCCTCACAAGGTCCTGATCGCCGGCAATCACGATTTTATCGCCGAGCGTGATCCGGGACTCTTCAAATCCATGATTCCTGAAAACGTGGTGTATCTTCAGGATAGCGGAGCGGAGGTCGCAGGGATTAGGTTTTGGGGCTCACCGGTGACTCCTTGGTTTTACGATTGGGCATTCAATCGATACGAAGACGAAATCGTCTGGCACTGGGACATGATTCCACAGGATACCCAGATATTGGTCACCCATGGTCCTCCGTTAGGCACTGGTGATATGAATTTTCAGGGAACCCCCGTGGGCTGTAAATCTCTCGGCGAATGCGTGGACGAATTGCCGGAGCTTCGCTATCATATTTTCGGACATATCCACGAGGCTTATGGCCAATATGAACGGTCCGGAAAATCCCTCGTCAATGCCAGTCAAGTAGATCTCAAATATCAATTGGCACAAGCCCCCATCGTCATCCGCTGGGAATGA
- a CDS encoding phosphatase PAP2 family protein produces MSRDSLAFFREQPGFWSVHLLFWGVGFAALGWLGYQESFLWLHSLHTPWLDAIMPHFTHIGDGLLLASGASLLLTRKSVPLALVAILSMLSTLIAINLLKNGFFSDWARPLGTFGIDHPELDYLSVRELRSRSFPSGHACASAAAMSLISFGYTRHKWLSGILMGVFAILLYESRVYIGVHFLGDILVGSLLGIALSALSLWLFGGRLTNWWEARSMTFRRRFKVGLNLLSILLLLVSISQIILRFY; encoded by the coding sequence ATGTCAAGAGATTCGCTAGCATTTTTTCGGGAGCAGCCCGGATTCTGGAGTGTCCATCTGCTTTTTTGGGGAGTGGGGTTTGCCGCACTCGGTTGGCTGGGTTATCAGGAGAGTTTCCTATGGCTCCACAGTCTTCATACTCCTTGGCTGGATGCCATCATGCCCCACTTTACCCACATTGGAGATGGGTTGCTGCTTGCCTCGGGTGCCTCCCTCCTACTCACCCGGAAGTCCGTTCCTCTAGCATTGGTCGCTATACTGTCCATGCTCTCCACCCTCATTGCGATCAACCTCCTCAAAAATGGGTTCTTCTCCGACTGGGCTCGACCGTTGGGCACATTCGGAATCGACCATCCAGAACTTGACTATCTAAGCGTCAGGGAGCTCAGATCCAGATCCTTTCCCAGCGGCCATGCCTGCGCTTCCGCGGCAGCGATGAGCCTTATCTCCTTTGGATATACCCGTCATAAATGGCTTTCGGGAATCCTCATGGGTGTATTTGCGATTCTCCTGTATGAGTCCCGCGTCTACATCGGCGTTCATTTTCTGGGAGACATCTTGGTGGGTAGCTTGCTAGGCATCGCATTGTCTGCCTTGTCTTTGTGGCTCTTTGGGGGCCGACTGACGAATTGGTGGGAGGCTCGATCTATGACCTTCAGGCGTAGATTCAAGGTGGGGCTCAATCTCCTGAGTATCCTATTACTGCTGGTGTCGATCAGCCAAATCATTCTGCGATTCTATTGA
- a CDS encoding outer membrane beta-barrel protein, with protein sequence MIHRYSFLLIGLLLCSFQGAFSQTGGFYIGVNVSDFREQLVPETNFRPGLQVGMFKRYELHEFVEMHAGLEYAQRGAQAAGIQRPQRLGTQFHYLGLRVSGKVYLARNHAFFAKVGVVPGLLLIAEEVAKIPGGEPSIQKTKYFLDTFNRMDLTVTGGLGVRLLFNGQKVELETGYDYQVPSFYQDIPANPIRPHLGGIHLLARYFWGKKRAE encoded by the coding sequence ATGATCCATCGTTACTCGTTTCTGCTGATTGGCCTGCTCCTGTGCTCCTTCCAGGGGGCATTCTCCCAAACTGGGGGATTCTATATTGGAGTGAATGTGAGTGATTTTCGCGAACAATTGGTTCCCGAAACCAATTTTCGTCCTGGCCTGCAAGTGGGGATGTTCAAACGATACGAGCTACACGAATTCGTAGAGATGCACGCCGGTCTGGAATATGCCCAGCGGGGAGCGCAAGCCGCTGGCATTCAGCGTCCACAGAGACTAGGGACTCAGTTTCATTATTTGGGCCTCCGGGTTTCGGGGAAAGTCTACCTAGCTCGGAATCACGCCTTTTTCGCCAAAGTGGGCGTCGTGCCCGGACTGCTGTTGATCGCAGAGGAAGTCGCCAAAATCCCCGGGGGAGAACCCTCGATTCAGAAGACCAAGTATTTCCTCGATACCTTCAACCGGATGGATCTCACGGTGACTGGAGGCCTAGGCGTTCGTCTGCTCTTCAATGGCCAGAAGGTAGAGCTTGAGACCGGATACGACTACCAAGTTCCTTCCTTTTATCAGGACATTCCCGCCAATCCGATCCGCCCGCATTTGGGAGGAATCCACCTGCTTGCCCGATATTTCTGGGGGAAGAAACGCGCTGAATAG
- a CDS encoding phosphatase PAP2 family protein — MDQLILWDQQLFQFLNGLRADWLDPIFWQASSKEIWIPGYVLVIVIWGWKFGWKQAAWLFLGVLLTVGLSDLTASGILKPLTERFRPCRPEAHLDFIVHTLHDKCGGKYSFASSHAANFFGMATYFSLSFRNRWATILFFFLAIVVAYSRIYLGVHYPADILVGALIGLIWGNVFGRLMIGGAKIPRPA; from the coding sequence ATGGATCAACTCATCCTTTGGGACCAACAACTTTTCCAGTTCCTCAACGGCTTGCGGGCAGATTGGCTGGACCCGATTTTCTGGCAGGCAAGTTCCAAGGAAATCTGGATTCCCGGATATGTGCTGGTGATCGTGATCTGGGGCTGGAAGTTTGGTTGGAAGCAAGCTGCATGGCTTTTTCTCGGGGTATTGCTCACAGTTGGGTTGAGTGACTTGACGGCCTCAGGAATCCTCAAGCCCCTCACAGAGCGATTTAGGCCCTGCCGTCCGGAAGCCCATCTGGATTTCATCGTCCACACCCTTCACGATAAATGTGGCGGAAAATACAGCTTCGCGTCCTCCCACGCGGCCAATTTCTTCGGGATGGCCACCTACTTTTCATTGAGTTTCCGGAACCGGTGGGCGACGATCCTGTTCTTCTTTCTTGCCATTGTGGTGGCCTACAGCCGCATCTATTTGGGCGTTCATTATCCTGCCGATATTTTGGTGGGTGCCTTGATCGGTCTGATTTGGGGAAATGTGTTTGGTCGCCTGATGATCGGAGGAGCCAAAATCCCCAGACCAGCCTAA
- a CDS encoding InlB B-repeat-containing protein, producing the protein MKPYNISYLLLCLICWSASIQAQPANWGNNNRWESLNPGGGGQIQDVYFDRNVEGRIWFSSDMEAVYRSDDFGQSWNFVSTDLSHGMAFVMAQEEGGNRLYQGGLYGAHVSTNSGASDYHQVTWDIIEETRGDAIASIAISSDRNTVVLAPGWQNKDPQKGQGSIIDPIQNLTTDKFNGPRNVYISTDRGQTFSTVNYYGTPGYRNVFGVAIHPTNDNIYIGSAAGVFVSTNGGTSFSQISKPSQALGPAGDATSITKRPDGGCRGVSLSPDGQHIYAVYQTVSATNYADKRWAVFVAKTSSSGISGGWTMIMNGLSDQSEWYDPKVDPRSSATAHRVLIGTVWNSNQNRVGLWEANVTFNGSGAVTSHNWGQVLDLPKSGRCYTFEPSWERRDFIVRSFDYTPASWNAHKIIAMGGMNVFLTDATGPGYPCDSWQEVYGEVISYQDGLAFSHERGFSSPYCYDVDAYQNYMIQGCADHGMLQSLDNGYSWTSEHGPQGITNTMSVLTIPTNPPLVLADCRKGFGAPSQSVGGLYAKQIDLNTIGDTPDWILIGGAVPNATGTTRGLPSRNYRAMTHDPNQPKRVYVTMRGKNWGGETIQGGMYVADDIVAVFNGTQNWRKINDAGMDFRDLRDVWVDPNNSNYVYARSAGSGSGASIYRGVRQGNGSYTWTNMEADCQDATDMYVWEKDGQTMMAVSAKIDNVYGVHICTNPRGASWNTIASWDFTGMDVAKTLQLKPEKWIETNEPITIRGLAAYEDKIVVLSEVSNHKKGLGAFLGQIQSNGTVNWSNWTKATGNNRIIENPTSLQAKVKTENGKQYYYVALAGTGPWRRQLSAVASCLTLSKTNHSFSENAGSTTVNVTTSSSWSASDDASWITTSKSGNTLTITVTANTGSDARTGTVTISGCETQAVSITQAGDSSPPPGGGSGGMEDFANLPTLNDWSTGSFTGNDGITWSYNTIKRTTTINGNTVKLDNSANAYVSADLSGGLQSVTFWAAPTGTANPSGVEVYVDGNLEATFTIAAGAAPQSFTVNNIGASGTSELKFMGAGNADAQIDDISWTVSSGGAQTYTLTVNNGSGDGDYEAGETITITADAPPAGKQFDQWTGAVSNLDNANNATATVTMPSNGITLSATYEDIPSGGGSGGMEDFANLPTLNDWSTGSFTGNDGISWSYNTIKRTTTINGNTVKLDNSANAYVAADLSGGLQSVTFWAAPTGTANPSGVEVYVAGTLEASFTIAAGAAPQSFTVSNIGATGTVELKFMGTGNSDAQIDDISWTVASGGGSPQTYTLTVNNGSGGGSYEAGETITITADAPPAGKQFDQWTGAVNNLDNANNATATVTMPSNGITLSATYEDIPAGGGGGMEDFTNLQTLNQWSDGSFVGNDGITWNYVQVKRTSTINGNTIKLDNSANASVSANISGGIGSVTFKAAPTGTANSSGVEVWIDGVSEGTFTIAANSGTNTFSLNNINESGTVELTFTGINNSDAQIDDISWTGYGSGSRTVAPSEMEIAIYPNPVDDILTIQSREELPVVIYTLSGQEVLRHHTSISRKLDMSEIQSGIYVVQVGTQFFKVSKH; encoded by the coding sequence ATGAAGCCTTACAACATTAGCTACTTACTACTATGCCTCATCTGCTGGTCGGCCTCCATCCAGGCCCAGCCAGCCAATTGGGGCAACAACAACCGTTGGGAAAGCCTCAACCCCGGAGGGGGAGGCCAGATCCAAGACGTCTATTTTGACCGAAATGTGGAAGGCCGAATCTGGTTTTCCAGTGACATGGAGGCCGTGTATCGGTCTGATGATTTCGGGCAAAGCTGGAACTTTGTCAGTACCGACCTCAGCCATGGGATGGCATTCGTCATGGCCCAGGAAGAGGGAGGCAACAGACTCTATCAAGGGGGACTCTACGGAGCGCACGTTTCCACCAATTCTGGTGCAAGCGACTATCATCAAGTCACTTGGGACATCATCGAAGAGACTCGTGGGGACGCCATTGCTTCCATCGCGATTTCTTCAGATAGGAACACCGTCGTACTCGCACCGGGTTGGCAAAACAAGGACCCGCAGAAGGGCCAAGGCTCCATCATCGACCCGATCCAGAACTTGACTACGGATAAGTTCAATGGCCCCCGAAACGTGTATATATCCACGGATCGTGGCCAGACCTTTTCGACGGTGAATTACTATGGTACGCCCGGATATCGAAACGTCTTTGGCGTGGCGATTCACCCTACCAATGACAATATCTATATCGGCTCTGCCGCAGGGGTATTTGTTTCCACCAATGGGGGGACCTCCTTTAGCCAGATTTCCAAGCCGTCTCAGGCATTGGGACCTGCTGGAGATGCAACTTCGATCACCAAACGACCCGACGGAGGCTGTCGGGGGGTATCCTTGTCACCTGATGGACAGCACATTTATGCAGTCTACCAAACGGTCTCCGCCACCAACTATGCCGACAAGCGATGGGCGGTATTTGTGGCCAAGACTTCTTCCTCAGGAATTTCCGGAGGTTGGACCATGATCATGAACGGACTCTCTGACCAATCGGAGTGGTATGATCCCAAGGTAGATCCGCGTTCCTCGGCGACCGCTCATCGGGTCTTGATCGGGACAGTGTGGAACAGCAACCAAAACCGGGTGGGGCTCTGGGAAGCGAATGTCACCTTCAACGGTTCAGGAGCTGTCACGAGCCACAACTGGGGACAAGTGTTGGATTTGCCCAAATCCGGCCGATGCTACACATTTGAGCCTAGCTGGGAACGCCGCGATTTCATTGTGCGATCTTTTGACTACACACCCGCGAGCTGGAATGCCCATAAGATCATTGCCATGGGCGGGATGAATGTCTTCCTGACCGATGCGACAGGCCCGGGGTATCCATGCGATAGCTGGCAAGAAGTGTATGGAGAGGTGATCTCCTATCAGGATGGATTGGCATTCTCCCATGAGCGGGGATTTTCCTCTCCCTATTGCTATGACGTGGATGCGTATCAAAACTACATGATCCAAGGCTGTGCGGACCATGGGATGCTTCAGAGTTTGGATAATGGATACTCATGGACCTCCGAACACGGTCCTCAGGGAATCACCAATACGATGTCGGTCTTGACCATTCCAACGAATCCTCCCCTCGTTTTGGCGGATTGCCGCAAGGGATTCGGTGCGCCGAGTCAAAGTGTCGGCGGACTCTATGCCAAACAGATTGATCTGAACACGATCGGCGATACCCCAGATTGGATCTTGATTGGAGGCGCAGTACCCAATGCCACAGGCACCACACGAGGGCTGCCCTCTCGCAATTACCGGGCGATGACGCATGATCCCAATCAGCCCAAGCGGGTCTATGTCACCATGCGTGGCAAAAACTGGGGCGGAGAGACGATTCAGGGAGGTATGTATGTGGCTGACGATATCGTGGCTGTATTCAATGGAACCCAAAACTGGCGAAAGATCAATGATGCGGGAATGGACTTTCGCGACCTTCGTGATGTCTGGGTGGACCCCAATAATTCCAATTACGTCTACGCTCGATCTGCTGGATCTGGATCTGGCGCGAGTATTTATCGAGGCGTGCGTCAGGGAAATGGTTCCTACACTTGGACCAACATGGAGGCCGATTGCCAAGATGCCACGGACATGTACGTCTGGGAAAAGGATGGCCAGACCATGATGGCGGTTTCTGCCAAAATCGACAATGTGTATGGCGTGCATATTTGCACCAATCCTCGTGGCGCCAGTTGGAATACCATCGCCAGTTGGGATTTCACGGGAATGGATGTAGCCAAGACTTTGCAGCTCAAACCCGAAAAATGGATCGAAACCAACGAACCCATCACCATCCGTGGATTGGCGGCCTACGAAGACAAAATCGTGGTCCTCTCAGAAGTGAGCAATCACAAGAAGGGACTTGGGGCATTCCTCGGTCAGATTCAATCAAATGGAACAGTCAATTGGAGCAACTGGACCAAGGCAACCGGAAACAATCGGATCATCGAAAATCCTACCAGTCTTCAAGCCAAAGTCAAAACCGAAAACGGCAAGCAATACTACTATGTGGCACTCGCCGGAACAGGCCCATGGAGAAGACAACTCAGTGCTGTGGCATCTTGCCTGACACTTTCCAAAACCAATCACTCGTTTTCCGAGAATGCGGGTAGCACTACAGTCAATGTCACCACATCTTCCTCTTGGTCAGCTTCTGACGATGCGAGCTGGATCACCACTTCCAAGAGCGGTAATACGTTGACAATCACCGTTACCGCCAACACCGGTTCGGACGCACGGACAGGAACCGTGACGATTTCCGGATGTGAGACGCAGGCGGTTTCGATCACCCAAGCGGGCGACAGCAGTCCGCCTCCCGGTGGAGGATCGGGCGGTATGGAAGACTTCGCAAATCTGCCGACCCTGAATGATTGGTCCACGGGATCATTTACAGGCAATGACGGAATCACTTGGTCCTACAATACCATCAAGCGGACCACCACCATCAACGGCAATACCGTCAAGCTGGACAATAGTGCCAATGCTTACGTCTCAGCGGATTTGTCAGGGGGGCTCCAGAGTGTGACCTTCTGGGCAGCTCCAACCGGAACTGCCAATCCTTCTGGGGTGGAAGTCTACGTGGATGGAAATCTGGAAGCGACCTTCACCATTGCTGCTGGGGCAGCTCCTCAGTCTTTCACTGTGAACAATATTGGGGCAAGCGGCACCTCGGAGCTGAAATTCATGGGCGCCGGCAATGCGGATGCCCAGATTGATGACATCTCATGGACCGTGAGTAGCGGAGGTGCCCAGACCTATACGCTGACCGTCAACAATGGATCTGGCGATGGAGACTACGAAGCAGGGGAAACCATCACCATCACGGCGGATGCGCCACCTGCTGGCAAACAATTTGACCAGTGGACAGGAGCCGTGAGCAATCTCGACAATGCCAACAATGCCACAGCAACGGTGACCATGCCTTCCAACGGAATCACGCTTTCCGCTACCTATGAAGATATTCCAAGCGGCGGAGGATCGGGCGGTATGGAGGATTTTGCGAATCTGCCGACCCTGAATGACTGGTCCACCGGATCATTCACGGGCAATGATGGAATCTCTTGGTCCTACAATACCATCAAGCGGACCACCACCATCAACGGCAATACCGTCAAGCTGGACAATAGTGCCAATGCCTATGTTGCGGCGGACCTCTCGGGCGGACTGCAAAGCGTCACTTTCTGGGCAGCTCCGACCGGAACGGCCAATCCTTCTGGGGTCGAAGTCTATGTGGCAGGAACATTGGAAGCTTCCTTTACCATTGCGGCAGGCGCAGCTCCACAATCCTTCACGGTCAGTAATATCGGTGCCACGGGCACGGTCGAACTGAAATTCATGGGCACAGGAAATTCCGATGCTCAGATTGACGACATCTCCTGGACAGTTGCCAGTGGGGGAGGAAGTCCGCAGACCTATACGCTGACCGTTAACAATGGCTCTGGAGGCGGTTCTTACGAGGCTGGCGAGACGATCACTATCACCGCAGATGCCCCGCCTGCCGGCAAGCAATTCGACCAATGGACAGGAGCGGTGAACAATCTCGACAATGCAAACAATGCCACAGCAACGGTGACCATGCCTTCCAACGGAATCACTTTATCCGCTACCTACGAAGACATTCCCGCTGGGGGGGGAGGAGGAATGGAAGATTTTACCAATCTTCAGACCCTCAACCAATGGTCTGATGGATCTTTCGTGGGCAATGACGGCATCACCTGGAATTATGTGCAAGTGAAACGCACGTCCACCATCAACGGCAACACCATCAAATTGGACAACAGTGCCAATGCGAGCGTCTCGGCCAATATCTCGGGGGGAATCGGTTCGGTTACATTCAAAGCCGCGCCGACTGGAACAGCCAATTCCTCCGGCGTTGAAGTTTGGATAGATGGGGTTTCTGAAGGCACGTTTACCATTGCAGCCAATTCCGGAACCAATACCTTCTCCCTCAACAACATCAATGAATCCGGCACCGTGGAATTGACATTCACTGGAATCAACAATTCCGACGCCCAGATCGATGACATCTCTTGGACAGGGTATGGATCAGGTTCTCGCACGGTAGCACCTAGCGAGATGGAAATCGCCATCTATCCGAATCCTGTAGATGATATCTTGACCATTCAATCTCGGGAGGAATTGCCTGTGGTGATCTATACCCTGTCGGGTCAGGAAGTGCTCCGGCACCATACTTCCATCTCCCGCAAACTGGATATGTCCGAAATCCAATCCGGAATCTACGTCGTGCAGGTGGGAACTCAATTTTTCAAAGTTTCCAAGCACTAG